A stretch of Triticum aestivum cultivar Chinese Spring chromosome 1D, IWGSC CS RefSeq v2.1, whole genome shotgun sequence DNA encodes these proteins:
- the LOC123180929 gene encoding transcription factor-like protein DPB gives MVSSARSSGGMAHSASNSAGSAGSPSGGIGPGNGVAAAAATTSASASTPASGSTVARRLNDLEIQGDDAPSSQPAASKKKKKGTRVVGPDKGNRGLRQFSMKVCEKVEGKGRTTYNEVADELVAEFADPNSNIGSPDPDNPNTQQYDEKNIRRRVYDALNVLMAMDIISKDKKEIQWKGLPRTSLSDIDKLKTEVIGLKGRIDKKSAYLQELQDQYVGLQNLVERNEQLYGSGDAPSGGVALPFILVQTRPHATVEVEISEDMQLVHFDFNSTPFELHDDSFVLKAMGFSGKEETDGTVALVANAVECSSASNVYGHRSPQPARPNGIRPRTSPPIPGILKGRVKHEH, from the exons ATGGTCTCCAGCGCCCGTAGTTCCGGCGGCATGGCTCACTCGGCTTCCAACAGCGCCGGAAGCGCAGGTTCCCCCTCCGGCGGCATCGGGCCCGGCAATGGGGTTGCGGCGGCGGCCGCCACGACCTCGGCGTCAGCGTCCACGCCGGCCAGCGGGAGCACCGTTGCCCGCCGCCTCAATGATCTCGAAATTCAGGGAGATGACGCGCCATCGTCGCAGCCCGCCGCTAG caagaagaaaaagaaaggaacaCGCGTAGTAGGTCCCGATAAAGGTAACCGTGGATTGCGCCAATTCAGTATGAAAG TCTGTGAGAAAGTTGAAGGCAAAGGGAGAACAACCTACAATGAG GTGGCAGACGAACTTGTAGCTGAGTTTGCAGATCCAAATAGTAATATTGGGTCACCAGATCCTGATAATCCCAACACA CAACAATATGATGAGAAAAATATACGAAGAAGGGTTTACGATGCACTAAACGTCCTGATGGCTATGGATATTATATCTAAAGATAAAAAGGAAATTCAGTGGAAGGGCTTACCCCGAACAAGTTTGAGTGATATTGATAAATTGAAG ACTGAGGTCATTGGGCTGAAAGGTAGAATTGACAAGAAAAGTGCATATCTGCAGGAATTACAAGACCAA TATGTGGGCCTCCAAAATTTGGTAGAGCGAAATGAGCAGCTATATGGTTCGGGAGATGCTCCATCTGGCGGAGTGGCCCTGCCATTCATATTGGTTCAG ACACGTCCTCATGCAACTGTCGAAGTGGAGATATCAGAAGATATGCAGTTGGTGCATTTTGATTTCAATAG CACTCCGTTTGAGTTGCACGATGATTCCTTTGTATTGAAAGCAATGGGGTTCTCTGGTAAAGAAGAAACTGATGGTACAGTGGCTCTGGTTGCAAATGCGGTTGAATGCTCAAGTGCATCAAATGTTTACGGGCATCGATCACCACAACCTGCAAGGCCAAATGGAATTAGGCCACGAACCTCACCTCCTATTCCAGGGATACTGAAAGGGCGTGTCAAGCATGAACACTAG